One Cellulomonas soli DNA window includes the following coding sequences:
- a CDS encoding YbaY family lipoprotein codes for MALTGTWRFVRIDDLDPVTAVHGRPWLTFDGDGQVYGCSGVNRVRGTWTFDEPLDASPDAPSDGQGGPGRLVIGPMVSTLMAGPPEATACEEAVQRLLAVPLTVREGVDDVELVADDGRAARLVRDPHADDTQAVGTSRADAQAVGTSTDDRAAAGPEHHLGEPTHLPADGPLVVTGAVTYRQRIALPPRSVVTVTVEDTSRADAPARTLGRSVIHTQHEVPVPFEVVVDRSELDPHARLALRARIDGPDGLLWVSDTHIPVALDGSAEPFTVPLVHVAGRQG; via the coding sequence ATGGCGCTGACAGGGACGTGGCGGTTCGTCAGGATCGACGACCTGGACCCGGTCACGGCCGTGCACGGCCGCCCGTGGCTCACGTTCGACGGGGACGGGCAGGTGTACGGCTGCTCGGGCGTCAACCGCGTGCGCGGCACCTGGACGTTCGACGAGCCGCTCGACGCGTCGCCCGACGCTCCGTCCGACGGCCAGGGCGGCCCCGGCCGGCTCGTGATCGGTCCGATGGTGTCGACGCTGATGGCCGGACCGCCGGAGGCGACCGCGTGCGAGGAGGCGGTGCAGCGGCTGCTCGCCGTGCCGCTGACCGTCCGCGAGGGCGTCGACGACGTCGAGCTCGTCGCCGACGACGGACGTGCCGCGCGGCTCGTGCGAGACCCGCACGCCGACGACACGCAGGCGGTCGGGACGAGCAGGGCCGACGCGCAGGCGGTCGGGACGAGCACGGACGACCGGGCGGCGGCCGGGCCGGAGCACCACCTCGGCGAGCCCACGCACCTGCCCGCCGACGGTCCGCTCGTGGTCACCGGTGCGGTCACCTACCGGCAACGGATCGCGCTGCCGCCACGCTCGGTCGTCACCGTGACCGTGGAGGACACCTCACGCGCCGACGCACCCGCCCGCACGCTCGGGCGCAGCGTGATCCACACCCAGCACGAGGTCCCCGTGCCGTTCGAGGTCGTGGTCGACCGCTCCGAGCTCGACCCGCACGCGCGGCTCGCGCTGCGCGCGCGGATCGACGGACCCGACGGGCTCCTGTGGGTGTCCGACACGCACATCCCGGTCGCGCTGGACGGCTCGGCCGAG
- a CDS encoding LLM class flavin-dependent oxidoreductase, translating into MTSENTVPLSVLDTSPVSAGQTSADALAATTRLARSADEAGYARFWVAEHHAMPAVASTSPGVLLAHLASATARIRVGSGGVMLPNHPTLVVAEQFAMLEALHPGRIDLGVGRAPGADPTTAAALRRTVEGLGAEDFPAEVVDLLALLGVDLPGRAASLHARRLSATPVASSSPEVWLLGSSTFSAQLAGTLGLPFSYAHHFGTGGTVPAAETYRRSFRPSPVLDAPRLMVSASVLVADTDAEAHFLAGPSRVMALSLRTGRPLGPVVSPEDAARELAALDPEASADFFARVPGTQVATTADRAVDELAALVARTGADELMITGTAFDASTRVRTLEQVAARWPAAVAA; encoded by the coding sequence GTGACCTCCGAGAACACCGTGCCCCTGTCCGTGCTCGACACGTCGCCCGTCTCGGCGGGCCAGACCTCCGCCGACGCCCTCGCCGCGACGACCCGCCTCGCCCGGAGCGCGGACGAGGCCGGGTACGCACGCTTCTGGGTCGCCGAGCACCACGCGATGCCCGCGGTCGCCTCGACGTCGCCAGGCGTCCTGCTCGCCCACCTGGCGTCCGCGACCGCCCGGATCCGGGTCGGCTCGGGCGGGGTCATGCTGCCGAACCACCCGACGCTGGTCGTCGCCGAGCAGTTCGCGATGCTCGAAGCGCTGCACCCGGGCCGCATCGACCTCGGCGTCGGCCGCGCCCCCGGCGCCGACCCGACGACCGCCGCGGCGCTGCGCCGCACCGTCGAGGGCCTGGGCGCCGAGGACTTCCCGGCCGAGGTCGTCGACCTGCTCGCGCTGCTCGGGGTCGACCTGCCGGGCCGGGCGGCCTCGCTGCACGCGCGACGGCTGTCGGCGACACCCGTCGCCTCCTCGTCGCCCGAGGTGTGGCTGCTGGGGTCGAGCACGTTCAGCGCCCAGCTCGCCGGCACGCTCGGCCTGCCGTTCAGCTACGCGCACCACTTCGGCACCGGTGGCACCGTGCCGGCCGCCGAGACCTACCGGCGCTCGTTCCGCCCGTCACCGGTTCTCGACGCCCCTCGTCTCATGGTGTCGGCCTCCGTGCTCGTGGCCGACACCGACGCCGAGGCGCACTTCCTGGCCGGCCCGAGCCGCGTCATGGCGCTGAGCCTGCGCACCGGCCGGCCCCTCGGACCGGTGGTCTCCCCGGAGGACGCCGCCCGCGAGCTGGCTGCGCTCGACCCGGAGGCCTCCGCGGACTTCTTCGCCCGGGTGCCCGGGACGCAGGTGGCCACGACCGCGGACCGGGCCGTCGACGAGCTCGCCGCTCTGGTGGCGCGCACCGGCGCCGACGAGCTCATGATCACCGGCACGGCGTTCGACGCGTCCACGCGGGTGCGCACGCTGGAGCAGGTCGCGGCGCGCTGGCCGGCGGCGGTCGCGGCCTGA
- the hemQ gene encoding hydrogen peroxide-dependent heme synthase, with product MWSVFSFDGELPADDEERAAIVRSALDAVAAEGLVVRGWYDVAGLRADADLMVWWHAATIEEVQGAYLRLRASELGRQLFPVWSVVGLHRPAEFNRSHVPAFLAGEPAGDYMCVYPFVRSYDWYVLPDDDRRRMLVEHGQAARDYADVRANTVASFALSDYEWILAFEAAELHRIVDLMRDLRATEARLHVREEIPFYTGPRVELADWADARPRG from the coding sequence ATGTGGTCGGTGTTCTCCTTCGACGGCGAGCTGCCCGCCGACGACGAGGAGCGCGCCGCGATCGTCCGCTCCGCGCTCGACGCCGTCGCCGCCGAGGGCCTCGTCGTCCGCGGCTGGTACGACGTGGCCGGCCTGCGTGCCGACGCCGACCTCATGGTGTGGTGGCACGCGGCCACCATCGAGGAGGTCCAGGGCGCGTACCTGCGCCTGCGTGCCAGCGAGCTGGGCCGCCAGCTGTTCCCCGTGTGGTCGGTCGTCGGCCTGCACCGGCCCGCCGAGTTCAACCGCAGCCACGTGCCCGCGTTCCTCGCCGGGGAGCCCGCAGGGGACTACATGTGCGTGTACCCGTTCGTCCGCTCGTACGACTGGTACGTGCTGCCCGACGACGACCGCCGTCGGATGCTGGTCGAGCACGGGCAGGCCGCGCGCGACTACGCCGACGTGCGGGCGAACACCGTCGCGTCGTTCGCGCTGAGCGACTACGAGTGGATCCTGGCGTTCGAGGCGGCCGAGCTGCACCGGATCGTCGACCTCATGCGCGACCTGCGGGCCACCGAGGCGCGGCTGCACGTGCGCGAGGAGATCCCGTTCTACACGGGCCCGCGGGTCGAGCTGGCGGACTGGGCGGACGCCCGCCCGCGCGGCTGA